A single region of the Gemella sp. zg-570 genome encodes:
- a CDS encoding CAP domain-containing protein: MKKLIKLTSGVLASTVFLTNFSTLEIATAKDLPLVKVENENADVKTKVLERDGKYYLTVEAVKDVENISIKVKVGEMSKVFKHARPLALGKSVEFEIELPKSVTKAKGKILPNTEVFRETVELNANINGHKLSVSVSYDLDREVVEPLTPTVEEQDQDVPVPVEKTEEAKPETKETLDPEVKEEVVAVPTEESSEPEVARTVKPAEATHASEVVIQPTPQPATPVVNAIVFSSVPQPATSEVVEGNFDQAAADEIFKLVNEYRVANGLNALARDNDIASGTEVRADEFAKLVKRGYKDPMELHKRLDGREWKTAFDGLKMGDVEILAYSRNGASSLVNWWKKSPVHNAVMLRAGFKSVSIKVLVKDGQYYGVQIFR, translated from the coding sequence ATGAAAAAATTAATTAAATTAACAAGTGGAGTTTTAGCAAGTACAGTATTTTTAACTAATTTCTCAACCCTAGAAATTGCAACAGCAAAAGATTTACCTCTAGTAAAAGTAGAGAATGAGAATGCTGATGTTAAAACTAAAGTACTAGAAAGAGATGGAAAATACTATTTAACTGTTGAAGCGGTCAAAGATGTTGAAAATATTTCTATAAAAGTAAAGGTTGGAGAAATGTCAAAAGTTTTCAAACATGCTAGACCTTTAGCTTTAGGAAAAAGTGTTGAGTTTGAAATAGAGTTGCCAAAATCTGTAACAAAAGCAAAAGGAAAAATATTACCAAACACAGAAGTTTTCCGAGAAACAGTAGAATTAAATGCAAATATTAACGGACACAAATTATCTGTAAGTGTCTCTTATGATTTAGATAGAGAAGTAGTAGAACCATTAACACCAACAGTAGAAGAACAAGATCAAGACGTTCCAGTACCTGTTGAGAAAACGGAAGAAGCTAAACCAGAGACGAAAGAAACTCTTGACCCAGAAGTAAAAGAAGAGGTTGTTGCGGTGCCAACAGAAGAAAGTTCAGAACCAGAAGTTGCAAGAACAGTAAAACCTGCAGAAGCAACACATGCTTCAGAAGTAGTGATACAACCTACACCACAACCAGCAACACCAGTTGTGAATGCAATAGTATTTAGTTCAGTTCCACAGCCAGCAACATCAGAAGTGGTTGAAGGTAACTTTGACCAAGCAGCAGCTGATGAAATTTTTAAATTGGTAAATGAATATCGTGTTGCTAATGGACTAAATGCTCTTGCACGTGATAACGATATTGCATCTGGAACAGAAGTAAGAGCAGATGAATTTGCAAAGCTCGTTAAAAGAGGTTATAAAGACCCAATGGAATTACACAAAAGACTAGACGGAAGAGAGTGGAAAACAGCTTTTGATGGATTGAAAATGGGGGATGTTGAAATTCTTGCTTATTCAAGAAACGGGGCTTCGTCTTTAGTTAATTGGTGGAAAAAATCTCCAGTACACAACGCAGTTATGTTAAGAGCTGGATTTAAATCAGTCTCAATTAAAGTATTAGTAAAAGATGGTCAATACTATGGGGTTCAAATTTTTAGATAA
- a CDS encoding threonine/serine exporter family protein, producing the protein MINFSDDIFYLMIQFCLGFIITFAFAIFFNAPKKSLIDCSLIGAMAWLVYIWGRNLTGDIVVGTLIAAVLVGLAAGNASKRLKMPATVFIYTGIIPLIPGYGLYYTMHHIVTKNYIFGAKTGVDTLLQAGAIAIGILLASVFSDSIRRVKIQRRKK; encoded by the coding sequence ATGATAAATTTTTCTGATGATATATTTTATTTGATGATACAATTTTGCTTAGGATTTATAATCACTTTTGCTTTTGCAATATTTTTTAATGCTCCTAAAAAATCTTTGATTGATTGTTCGTTAATTGGAGCGATGGCTTGGCTTGTATATATTTGGGGTAGGAATTTAACAGGAGATATAGTTGTAGGCACATTAATAGCTGCTGTTTTAGTAGGTTTAGCTGCAGGTAATGCTTCGAAAAGATTAAAAATGCCAGCAACTGTTTTTATTTATACAGGAATAATACCACTGATACCTGGGTATGGTTTGTATTACACAATGCACCACATAGTTACAAAAAATTATATATTTGGGGCAAAGACTGGTGTTGATACCTTACTACAAGCAGGAGCTATAGCGATAGGAATATTATTGGCTTCGGTATTTTCTGATTCAATACGTAGGGTAAAGATACAAAGAAGAAAAAAATAG
- a CDS encoding threonine/serine exporter ThrE family protein → MELKNKKEAKDLMNFTVKLGRLMMSYGAEVYRVEDTLYRVLGACSNIQTINVLVSYNFVIVSFIYEESNMTTMRRISIGDKNLEKISLMNDLSRRIVSGECQDLELAFATLENIRYTKPYSDITVVLALIISAPFFAVMFGGTFKDSIYSCIIMAIEAYFLIYATKYKVMFYLSNFIGALLATVLANLAASTFHVVNPQSIIIVGLMPLVPGVQITNSVRDFMAGDYMSGIVGAMAAFFIATAIALGVVVGLRLS, encoded by the coding sequence GTGGAATTAAAAAATAAAAAAGAAGCTAAAGATTTAATGAATTTTACCGTAAAGCTAGGAAGATTGATGATGTCCTATGGTGCAGAGGTTTATAGGGTTGAGGATACGTTATACAGAGTTCTTGGAGCTTGCAGCAATATTCAAACTATTAATGTATTAGTTTCTTATAATTTTGTAATTGTGTCTTTTATTTATGAAGAATCTAACATGACTACAATGAGAAGAATAAGTATAGGTGATAAGAATCTTGAAAAAATTTCCTTAATGAATGATTTATCAAGAAGAATTGTTTCGGGAGAATGTCAAGATTTAGAACTAGCATTTGCTACTTTAGAAAATATAAGATATACTAAACCTTATAGTGATATAACGGTTGTTTTAGCCTTAATTATTTCAGCTCCCTTTTTTGCTGTAATGTTCGGAGGAACTTTTAAAGATAGTATATATTCTTGTATAATTATGGCAATAGAGGCTTATTTTTTGATATACGCTACTAAATATAAGGTTATGTTTTACTTGAGTAATTTTATAGGTGCTTTGTTGGCTACAGTTTTAGCTAATCTAGCAGCTTCAACTTTTCATGTGGTTAATCCACAATCTATAATTATTGTAGGACTTATGCCACTAGTTCCTGGCGTGCAAATAACAAATTCTGTGCGTGATTTTATGGCAGGAGATTATATGTCAGGAATTGTAGGAGCAATGGCGGCATTTTTTATAGCAACAGCAATTGCTTTAGGTGTAGTTGTTGGCTTAAGACTAAGTTAG
- a CDS encoding tRNA (adenine(22)-N(1))-methyltransferase TrmK, whose product MNINIKNRLKKVADFIEYSRLADIGSDHAYLPIYLVKENKTNFALAGEVAEGPHKSSIKNVAEHGFNNFIECRKGSGLDVIKADDNIEVITICGMGGKLIADILEEGKEKLLRVEQLILQPNVASNLVREKLENLNYYIVAEEILEEDGHIYEIIVAKKGKMTLTAEEKLFGIFLPQEKNKVFIKKYEQELKKLDYILNELKKTTKLNKDKIATLQSKKNMIKSILK is encoded by the coding sequence ATGAATATAAATATAAAAAATAGACTAAAAAAAGTTGCTGATTTTATAGAATATAGCAGATTAGCAGATATAGGAAGCGACCATGCCTACCTCCCTATATACCTAGTTAAGGAAAATAAAACAAATTTTGCTCTTGCTGGTGAAGTTGCAGAAGGACCGCATAAGAGTTCTATTAAGAATGTCGCAGAGCATGGGTTTAATAATTTTATAGAATGTAGAAAAGGTTCAGGACTAGATGTTATAAAGGCTGATGATAATATAGAAGTAATAACAATATGTGGTATGGGTGGTAAATTAATTGCCGATATATTAGAAGAAGGTAAGGAAAAATTACTAAGAGTTGAGCAATTAATATTACAACCCAATGTAGCAAGTAACCTAGTAAGAGAAAAATTAGAAAATTTAAATTACTATATTGTAGCAGAAGAAATATTAGAAGAAGATGGTCATATTTACGAAATAATAGTAGCCAAAAAAGGAAAAATGACTTTAACAGCGGAAGAAAAATTATTTGGAATTTTTTTACCACAAGAAAAAAATAAAGTTTTTATAAAAAAATATGAACAAGAATTAAAAAAATTAGATTATATCTTAAATGAATTAAAAAAAACAACAAAATTAAATAAAGATAAAATAGCTACTTTACAGAGCAAAAAAAATATGATAAAAAGTATATTGAAATAA
- a CDS encoding DNA polymerase IV, with protein MTSVIAHIDMNCFYAAVEEKYNPSLKGKPLAISGVVRERNGIIVTSNYEARAYGIKTTMRVGEAKRLCPTLKLMRPNFELYQEESKKVFDLIKTYTPKVEIVSIDEAYIDLSDLKEPIKVMAIIQRRIYKELDLSSSVGVSYNKFFAKMASNMKKPRGFTIINRKNYKDILWNLDVGKMHGCGKSSAKKLRDYGIKTIGDIAEANEVILNSILGIHGLRLKQKAKGKDNRKLKLKIDRKSIGNSKTYPKDLEEDQEITNEIKKLAKKVANRAKNRRYVGNNISIIIKFNDFKSITRSQKIPKYTNDENEIYEYALNLLLTNYSFDKGIRLLGLSLNNVIKMDSIKEQLDIFTDYAERSYIKVKQVIRTLNKKYGKEVIKELEDLENSKKNIITTSFSKDFLD; from the coding sequence ATGACAAGTGTAATAGCACACATAGATATGAATTGCTTTTATGCCGCTGTTGAGGAAAAGTATAATCCCTCATTGAAAGGAAAACCCCTAGCCATATCTGGTGTAGTTCGTGAGCGTAATGGAATAATTGTTACATCAAACTATGAGGCTAGAGCCTATGGTATAAAAACAACTATGAGAGTAGGAGAAGCTAAGAGGCTTTGTCCTACTCTTAAATTAATGCGACCAAATTTTGAATTGTATCAAGAAGAATCAAAAAAAGTTTTTGATTTAATAAAAACCTACACTCCTAAAGTAGAGATAGTTTCAATAGATGAAGCCTATATTGACTTGAGCGATTTAAAAGAACCTATAAAAGTTATGGCTATCATTCAAAGAAGAATATATAAAGAATTAGACTTATCCTCTAGTGTCGGAGTTTCCTATAATAAATTTTTTGCTAAAATGGCATCTAATATGAAAAAACCTAGGGGTTTTACAATAATAAACAGAAAAAATTATAAGGATATATTGTGGAATTTAGATGTTGGAAAAATGCACGGCTGTGGAAAATCTTCTGCAAAAAAATTAAGAGATTACGGAATAAAAACTATAGGTGATATAGCTGAAGCTAATGAAGTTATTTTAAATAGTATTTTAGGAATACATGGTTTAAGATTAAAGCAAAAAGCTAAGGGTAAGGATAATAGAAAATTAAAATTAAAGATAGATAGAAAATCCATAGGAAATTCTAAAACATATCCCAAAGATTTAGAAGAAGACCAAGAAATAACTAATGAAATAAAAAAACTTGCTAAAAAAGTAGCAAACAGGGCAAAAAACAGAAGATATGTTGGGAATAATATATCAATAATTATAAAGTTTAATGACTTTAAAAGTATAACAAGAAGTCAAAAAATTCCAAAATATACAAATGATGAAAATGAAATATATGAATATGCCTTAAACTTACTTTTGACAAATTATTCTTTTGATAAGGGAATACGTCTTTTGGGTCTTTCTCTTAATAATGTTATTAAAATGGATAGCATAAAAGAGCAGTTAGATATTTTTACAGATTATGCTGAACGTAGCTATATAAAAGTAAAACAAGTAATTCGCACCTTAAACAAAAAATATGGAAAAGAAGTAATAAAAGAATTAGAAGACTTAGAAAATTCTAAAAAAAATATTATTACAACAAGTTTTAGTAAGGATTTTTTAGACTAA
- a CDS encoding ribonuclease J, producing MNIKLIKKNNKEKIKITPLGGVEEIAKNMYLIEINDEMFLLDAGLMFPEVEMIGIDAVIPDITYIVKNKEKLKGIFLSNGHVSSMGAIPYIVDKINCPIFGSKLALEILKNNLRQLGIKKRLKFNYVNSKSAYKFNNTTVSFFKTTYSMPDSLGITLTTSQGNIVYTGEFKFDQSVSREYKADMFEIAKLGQSGVLALLSDSSNANTAGHNIPEQEAAEQIDSALSQANKRLIVTCYASNFLTMTHIVNSALNQGRKILLLGEAINNSIKTARKLGYMKIEDEKFIKTDELQNYPKNEILILSSGEQGEPIEAIKNITEKKVEGIKIEQDDTVMVAATPSPTMEVMLYETLNLLVQLGANVVASSKRLHASSHATKEELKLMLNMLNPKYFIPVQGEYRNLKKHAELAVETGVARENVYLLEKGSTLEILGQKTQVLKNNVPVGNVLVDGKSVGDVEAGVLKDRKVLANEGIFVASYAISRKTKELLGKPCIQTNGFVYVKKSAELIKEAEERVSEYIENNPIRSLRECSLIKAEIRSMLSSLLYDNTKRRPIIVVNFTIV from the coding sequence ATGAACATAAAATTAATTAAAAAGAATAACAAGGAAAAAATAAAAATAACTCCACTAGGTGGTGTTGAAGAAATTGCCAAAAATATGTATTTAATAGAAATAAATGATGAGATGTTTTTATTAGATGCAGGATTAATGTTCCCAGAAGTTGAAATGATAGGAATAGATGCAGTTATTCCTGATATTACATATATAGTAAAAAACAAAGAAAAGCTAAAAGGAATATTTTTATCTAACGGACATGTAAGTTCCATGGGAGCAATACCCTATATTGTAGATAAAATTAATTGCCCTATTTTTGGTTCTAAGTTGGCACTAGAAATATTAAAAAATAATTTAAGACAGTTGGGTATAAAAAAACGTTTAAAATTTAACTATGTAAATAGTAAGAGTGCTTATAAATTTAACAATACAACAGTATCATTCTTTAAAACTACTTATTCTATGCCTGATTCTTTAGGTATAACATTAACTACTTCACAAGGGAATATAGTTTATACTGGAGAATTTAAGTTTGACCAATCAGTAAGTAGAGAATATAAGGCTGATATGTTTGAAATTGCAAAATTGGGACAAAGCGGCGTCCTTGCCCTACTAAGTGATTCTAGTAATGCCAACACAGCAGGTCATAATATACCAGAGCAAGAAGCGGCAGAACAAATAGATTCAGCCTTAAGTCAAGCCAACAAACGACTTATTGTAACTTGCTATGCCTCTAATTTTTTAACAATGACCCATATAGTAAATTCAGCCTTAAACCAAGGTAGAAAAATATTGCTACTAGGAGAAGCGATAAACAATTCAATAAAAACTGCCAGAAAACTAGGATACATGAAAATTGAAGATGAGAAATTTATAAAAACAGATGAATTGCAAAATTATCCTAAAAATGAAATATTAATATTATCTTCTGGAGAGCAGGGAGAACCGATAGAAGCAATAAAAAATATAACCGAGAAAAAAGTTGAAGGCATAAAGATAGAGCAAGACGACACGGTAATGGTAGCAGCAACACCCTCACCAACTATGGAAGTTATGTTATATGAAACTTTAAATTTGTTGGTACAATTAGGAGCTAATGTTGTAGCTTCATCAAAAAGATTACACGCTTCAAGTCATGCGACAAAAGAAGAGTTAAAATTAATGTTAAATATGCTAAATCCAAAATATTTTATTCCTGTTCAGGGAGAGTATAGAAATTTAAAAAAACATGCAGAATTAGCAGTGGAAACAGGAGTAGCAAGAGAAAATGTTTATCTATTGGAAAAGGGTAGCACATTAGAAATTCTTGGACAAAAAACACAAGTTTTAAAAAATAATGTTCCAGTGGGAAATGTTCTTGTTGATGGTAAGAGTGTTGGAGATGTAGAAGCTGGTGTTTTAAAAGATAGAAAAGTATTAGCTAATGAGGGTATTTTTGTTGCTTCTTATGCAATAAGCAGAAAAACAAAAGAATTATTAGGCAAACCTTGTATTCAAACTAATGGCTTTGTCTATGTTAAGAAAAGTGCAGAATTAATAAAAGAAGCGGAAGAAAGAGTGTCAGAATATATAGAAAATAATCCTATACGTTCTTTAAGAGAATGTTCTTTAATTAAAGCAGAAATTCGCAGTATGTTGTCAAGTTTATTATACGATAACACAAAACGCAGACCCATTATAGTAGTGAATTTCACAATAGTATAA
- a CDS encoding ribonuclease HII, which produces MKIKEIKEILSTSSVSQETLLQLSQDKRVGVKNLLAAYYKAEKEKEILKEEYKKRTIYEEKCYKLGYNYICGIDEVGRGSLAGPLVVASVILKKDSYFPGLCDSKKLSSAKREELYKKIISEAVSYAIVELDNYEIEKYNIYSATKIAMKMAIKKLSVKPDFILVDAMPLDDLETPNFSIIKGDDKSVSIAAASVIAKVCRDNLMKEYAKKYSYYDFENNKGYGTKKHLEGLKNHGICDIHRRDFEPIKSMIRKRGLK; this is translated from the coding sequence ATGAAAATTAAAGAAATAAAAGAAATTTTATCAACAAGTAGCGTTTCACAAGAAACATTATTACAGTTATCACAAGACAAAAGAGTTGGAGTAAAAAATTTACTGGCAGCATATTATAAAGCAGAAAAAGAAAAAGAAATTTTAAAAGAAGAATACAAAAAAAGAACTATATATGAAGAAAAATGTTACAAGTTAGGATATAATTACATTTGTGGAATAGACGAAGTCGGTAGGGGATCTTTGGCAGGACCTCTTGTTGTCGCCTCGGTAATTTTAAAAAAAGATAGTTATTTTCCTGGTTTGTGTGATTCGAAAAAATTATCTAGTGCTAAAAGAGAAGAATTGTATAAAAAAATAATTTCTGAAGCTGTCAGCTATGCAATAGTAGAATTAGATAATTATGAAATTGAAAAATATAATATTTATTCAGCAACAAAGATAGCAATGAAAATGGCTATAAAAAAATTAAGTGTCAAGCCAGATTTTATTTTGGTAGATGCCATGCCTTTAGATGATTTAGAAACACCAAATTTTAGTATAATTAAGGGAGATGACAAGAGTGTTTCTATCGCTGCTGCTTCAGTAATAGCCAAGGTATGTAGAGATAACTTAATGAAAGAATATGCAAAAAAATATTCTTATTATGATTTTGAAAATAATAAGGGATATGGAACAAAAAAACATTTAGAGGGTTTAAAAAATCATGGTATCTGTGATATTCATAGACGAGATTTTGAACCCATAAAATCTATGATAAGGAAAAGAGGTTTGAAATGA
- the ylqF gene encoding ribosome biogenesis GTPase YlqF — protein MVIQWFPGHMAKATREIKEKLKLVDIVFELADARCPFSSHNNYIDELLKDKKKVIIFNKIDLCNKKETAKWKEYFEKKGYIVAYADSKNSNNLNDIINKAREELAEKISRMVDKGIKPRVIRSMVVGIPNVGKSTFINKIIKKNIANTANKPGVTKKQQWLKLNKDIELLDTPGILMPKFANQEIGKKLSLVGSIKDDITPLDEVSLYLIEFLKKNYLENLNRLYNIEVEKDEDNLIIMEKIAKKRFKLIAGDYDYESTIKLLIQDFRTQKFGLITLDNYGEIFSDEN, from the coding sequence ATGGTAATACAATGGTTTCCGGGTCATATGGCAAAGGCAACAAGAGAAATAAAAGAAAAATTAAAATTAGTAGATATTGTTTTTGAGCTGGCAGACGCAAGATGCCCTTTCTCCTCTCATAACAACTACATAGACGAATTATTAAAGGACAAAAAAAAAGTAATTATTTTTAACAAAATAGACTTATGCAACAAAAAAGAAACTGCTAAATGGAAAGAATACTTTGAAAAAAAAGGTTATATAGTAGCATATGCCGATTCAAAAAATTCTAACAATTTAAATGATATAATAAACAAAGCCCGTGAAGAATTAGCAGAAAAAATTTCAAGAATGGTTGATAAAGGAATAAAACCTAGAGTTATTCGTTCTATGGTTGTTGGTATTCCCAACGTAGGAAAATCAACTTTTATAAATAAAATTATTAAAAAAAATATAGCAAATACCGCCAACAAACCAGGGGTTACAAAAAAACAGCAGTGGTTAAAATTAAATAAAGATATAGAATTGTTGGATACACCAGGAATATTAATGCCAAAATTTGCCAACCAAGAAATAGGAAAAAAATTAAGTTTAGTAGGTTCTATAAAAGATGATATAACACCGCTAGATGAAGTAAGTTTATATTTAATAGAATTTTTGAAAAAAAATTATTTAGAAAATTTGAATAGACTATATAATATAGAAGTGGAAAAAGACGAAGATAACCTTATAATTATGGAAAAAATAGCAAAAAAAAGATTTAAGTTAATAGCTGGCGACTATGATTATGAGAGTACAATAAAATTATTAATACAAGATTTTAGAACTCAAAAATTTGGTTTAATAACTCTTGACAATTATGGAGAAATTTTTTCTGATGAAAATTAA
- a CDS encoding FtsX-like permease family protein gives MTKLFYGKLAFNNIKNNKSLTLPYILSSMFMVTLFYIITSLRNNENIAKLRGASATKQLLTFGQVIVAIFITVFLFYTYSFLIKKRTKEMGLYSVLGMTKNQIIRVISLETLYTGFISTFFGLTLGIILDKLAYLSFLKLLGEEVKLGFNFSIKAISIIILLFSIIYLLIILKAIIKIKRINIIGLLKDNQRAEKEPKGRIILSLIALGLIGYGYYSAVTIETPLKALSVFFYAVLAVIIGTYLLFTSFSIFTLKILKNNKNYYYKTKNFISISNLLFRIKRNALGLANICILSTMVLVTLGSTSSLYFGTKDLINTSYPRDIMVEISTNSKANKNQLTKEIEKIVAENKEIKKDQLDYTYMAIAGAKTKEGIEFKEANYSDLSKALLTIYITLEDYNKTNNTNISLADDEILFEDPRNKEEKSTFRANTIDFKVKARADKTIQAAKALANITDTYYIVVKDRQVLEKIKQEAINKLGEEYASRLTYNNLYAFNIENKNNSEKLATALGQISKQVNRKEFKFVEDVGDNFQFIDIVNKETASKDIKGFVSSFYFIGIIISAIFIISQVVIMYYKQISEGYDDKDKFKIMQQVGLEEKEIKSSIKGQVLLIFFAPLLVAASHVIFVYPFIEKLLKLFSLTNTKIFLYAMGTTFIIFSVFYIIIYTVTSRTYYNIIKEK, from the coding sequence ATGACTAAATTATTTTATGGCAAATTAGCTTTTAATAATATAAAAAATAATAAAAGTTTAACCCTACCCTATATTTTATCATCTATGTTTATGGTAACCCTATTTTATATCATTACATCACTAAGAAATAATGAAAACATAGCAAAATTAAGAGGAGCTTCAGCAACGAAACAATTATTAACATTCGGACAAGTAATTGTAGCTATATTTATTACCGTATTTCTATTTTATACTTATTCATTTTTAATAAAAAAACGTACTAAGGAAATGGGTCTGTACTCAGTCTTGGGTATGACAAAAAATCAAATAATAAGAGTAATAAGTTTAGAAACTTTATACACAGGATTTATTTCTACTTTTTTTGGTTTAACACTAGGCATAATATTAGATAAATTAGCCTACTTATCATTTTTAAAACTACTGGGAGAAGAAGTAAAGCTAGGTTTTAATTTTTCGATAAAAGCAATAAGCATAATAATACTTTTATTTTCAATAATTTATCTACTAATAATATTAAAGGCAATTATAAAAATTAAAAGAATAAATATAATAGGCTTACTAAAAGATAATCAAAGGGCAGAAAAAGAACCCAAAGGTCGAATAATATTATCATTAATAGCCCTAGGTCTTATAGGATATGGCTACTATTCAGCTGTAACCATAGAAACACCCTTAAAAGCTCTTTCTGTATTTTTTTATGCAGTATTAGCAGTAATAATAGGAACTTACTTACTATTTACAAGTTTTAGTATTTTTACTTTAAAAATCTTAAAAAATAATAAAAATTATTACTACAAAACAAAAAATTTTATTAGTATTTCAAACCTACTATTTAGAATAAAAAGAAATGCTCTTGGCCTAGCAAATATCTGTATATTATCAACAATGGTTTTAGTAACTCTAGGTTCAACATCAAGCCTATATTTTGGGACAAAAGATTTAATAAATACATCTTATCCAAGAGATATAATGGTAGAAATATCTACCAACTCAAAAGCTAATAAAAATCAGCTGACAAAAGAAATAGAAAAAATAGTTGCAGAAAATAAGGAAATAAAAAAAGACCAACTAGATTACACATATATGGCAATAGCTGGAGCTAAAACAAAAGAGGGAATAGAATTTAAAGAAGCAAATTATTCTGACTTATCAAAAGCCTTACTAACAATATATATAACTTTAGAAGACTATAATAAAACAAATAATACCAATATATCTTTAGCAGATGATGAAATATTATTTGAAGACCCAAGAAACAAAGAAGAAAAATCTACATTTAGAGCAAACACGATAGATTTTAAAGTTAAGGCTAGGGCAGATAAAACTATTCAAGCTGCAAAAGCTCTTGCTAATATTACGGATACTTATTATATTGTAGTAAAAGATAGACAAGTCTTAGAAAAAATTAAACAAGAAGCCATTAATAAATTAGGAGAAGAATATGCAAGCAGGCTTACTTATAATAATTTATACGCATTTAATATAGAAAATAAAAATAACTCAGAAAAACTTGCAACTGCATTAGGTCAAATTTCAAAACAAGTAAACAGAAAAGAGTTTAAATTTGTAGAAGATGTTGGTGATAATTTTCAATTTATAGATATAGTTAATAAGGAAACAGCTTCAAAAGATATAAAAGGATTTGTTTCTTCATTTTACTTCATAGGAATAATAATAAGTGCTATTTTTATAATTTCTCAAGTAGTTATTATGTACTACAAACAAATATCTGAAGGATATGACGACAAAGATAAATTCAAAATTATGCAACAGGTCGGTTTAGAAGAAAAAGAAATAAAATCTTCAATAAAAGGACAAGTTTTACTAATATTTTTTGCCCCCCTATTAGTAGCAGCAAGCCATGTAATATTTGTATATCCATTTATTGAAAAATTACTAAAATTATTTAGCCTAACTAATACAAAAATATTCCTGTATGCTATGGGAACAACCTTTATAATCTTTAGTGTATTTTATATAATAATTTACACAGTAACATCAAGAACATACTACAATATAATAAAAGAAAAATAA
- a CDS encoding ABC transporter ATP-binding protein, whose amino-acid sequence MLLEVKNLKKIYTNRFGGSATEALKDVNFSVNKGEFVAIMGESGSGKTTLLNIMATFDRETSGEVIIDGKSLATIKEKDLANFRKENLGFVFQDFNLLDNFTLKDNILLPLVLAKKSYKEMDKKLEQVSKPLGLTKLLNKYPYQVSGGQKQRVAVARAIITQPKIILADEPTGALDSKSTENLLDIFEEINRVGHTIMMVTHSVKTASRAKRVLFIKDGIVFHEIYKGTNTSTEMYQKITEALSLIQTGGIEND is encoded by the coding sequence ATGTTATTAGAAGTGAAAAATTTAAAAAAAATATATACAAATCGTTTTGGAGGAAGTGCAACAGAAGCATTAAAAGATGTTAATTTTTCCGTAAACAAGGGAGAATTTGTTGCCATAATGGGAGAGAGTGGTAGCGGAAAAACAACCCTTTTAAATATAATGGCTACTTTTGATAGGGAAACATCAGGAGAAGTAATTATAGACGGAAAAAGTTTAGCTACAATAAAAGAAAAAGATTTAGCTAATTTTAGAAAAGAAAATTTAGGTTTTGTATTTCAAGATTTCAACTTATTAGATAATTTTACTTTAAAAGATAATATACTATTGCCCCTAGTTTTAGCAAAAAAATCTTACAAGGAAATGGATAAAAAATTAGAGCAGGTTAGTAAACCTTTAGGACTTACAAAATTATTAAACAAGTATCCATATCAGGTATCAGGAGGTCAAAAACAAAGAGTAGCAGTCGCTAGAGCCATAATAACTCAACCAAAAATTATATTGGCAGATGAACCGACAGGAGCCTTGGATTCAAAATCAACAGAAAATTTATTAGATATATTTGAAGAAATAAATAGGGTTGGACACACTATAATGATGGTAACTCACTCAGTAAAAACAGCCAGCAGGGCAAAAAGAGTTTTATTTATAAAAGACGGAATAGTTTTCCATGAAATTTATAAAGGAACAAATACTTCAACAGAAATGTATCAAAAAATTACAGAGGCACTAAGTCTTATACAAACAGGAGGGATAGAAAATGACTAA